The proteins below are encoded in one region of Bombus vancouverensis nearcticus chromosome 8, iyBomVanc1_principal, whole genome shotgun sequence:
- the CPR19 gene encoding cuticular protein 19 — protein MYAIFALLFYTVALVSCQSTNRQYQSPQQAAILSDARYLAGDGTFGAAYSQEDGVEFKEESDVYGNRRGSYSYVDPTGQRRTVTYTAGKNGFQATGDGIPVPPPQVPPQPEYVPLPQYNPPDYQPPRYNPSLQSYQRQSQPVYEAQPAPQPQPQPQPHLPPQPVYQSQPQYQPRPQPPPEIQSIPSYNPPPQYQPPARPLPQYNAITTPPPRRFYPPGKLNFNRTPDGYSYTFNKS, from the exons ATGTATGCGATATTC GCGTTACTATTCTACACGGTTGCATTGGTCTCGTGTCAATCGACGAATAGACAATACCAGTCACCTCAACAGGCAGCAATTTTGAGTGACGCAAGATATCTAGCTGGAGATGGAACCTTTGGCGCCGCTTATTCACAAGAAGATGGTGTGGAATTCAAAGAGGAAAGCGACGTTTACGGGAATCGTCGTGGGTCTTACTCCTACGTCGATCCTACGGGTCAAAGACGCACAGTGACATATACGGCTGGGAAAAATGGCTTTCAG GCCACAGGCGACGGCATTCCCGTTCCACCCCCGCAAGTTCCACCTCAACCAGAGTACGTACCTCTACCGCAATACAACCCACCCGATTATCAACCACCGCGATACAACCCATCCTTGCAATCGTATCAACGTCAGAGTCAACCAGTTTATGAAGCACAACCAGCGCCTCAGCCCCAACCTCAACCTCAACCTCACCTTCCACCTCAACCAGTGTATCAATCTCAACCACAATACCAACCTAGACCTCAACCACCACCTGAAATTCAATCCATCCCTTCCTACAACCCACCGCCACAGTATCAACCTCCGGCTAGACCATTACCAcagtacaacgctataacgacGCCACCACCTCGAAGGTTTTACCCACCTGGAAAGTTGAACTTCAATAGGACTCCGGATGGCTACTCCTACACGTTTAATAAAAGTTAA